A single region of the Salvia miltiorrhiza cultivar Shanhuang (shh) chromosome 8, IMPLAD_Smil_shh, whole genome shotgun sequence genome encodes:
- the LOC131000622 gene encoding auxin-induced protein 15A-like, translated as MVNKKNGGFVKLKIVVKRLQKSLIPGKKWAASGVAEDVKEGHFAVMAVEDDELKRFVLPLSFLTHPSFLRLLEQAADEYGFDHDGALTVPCRPSELEGILADQWGGGCYGTMVKSF; from the coding sequence ATGGTGAATAAGAAAAATGGTGGGTTTGTGAAGCTGAAAATAGTGGTGAAGAGGCTACAGAAAAGTTTGATCCCGGGAAAGAAATGGGCGGCGTCGGGCGTGGCGGAGGACGTGAAGGAGGGGCACTTCGCGGTTATGGCGGTGGAAGACGACGAGCTCAAGAGGTTCGTTCTACCCTTGAGTTTCTTGACTCATCCGTCGTTCCTGCGCCTCTTGGAGCAGGCGGCGGACGAGTACGGCTTCGATCACGACGGCGCGCTCACGGTGCCTTGCCGCCCCAGCGAGCTCGAGGGCATCCTGGCCGACCAATGGGGTGGAGGCTGTTATGGGACCATGGT